One part of the Sciurus carolinensis chromosome 4, mSciCar1.2, whole genome shotgun sequence genome encodes these proteins:
- the LOC124981952 gene encoding uncharacterized protein LOC124981952 — protein MKAEAVATEIASKSLECSAVADPSSPSARNPHIPNQSAIRPRCWDPGGRISRGFRPGGNLSTKRRRKENARALERVGEKPSLSGHVQAASRLVEELRPGAAADRSLFSPLPPSWRNWGRGGDVSAPPSPQLSSQRGVLGLGLPPWQLRLPAPRLPRPPSCCSGLCGRSLPLGEMSALLHPAESQTPPSARVPLTQHLSGPRPSARTSGADKPAPAAFPTARTAGDALPLLQLKFVAT, from the exons ATGAAGGCAGAAGCTGTGGCGACCGAAATCGCGTCCAAGTCCCTAGAGTGCTCCGCAGTCGCAGATCCAAGTTCGCCTTCCGCGCGGAATCCG CATATCCCCAACCAGAGTGCGATCCGCCCACGCTGCTGGGACCCAGGTGGCCGCATCTCCAGAGGCTTCCGACCAGGGGGAAACTTGAGCACCAAAAGGAGGCGAAAAGAGAATGCGCGAGCGCTGGAGAGGGTCGGAGAGAAGCCAAGTTTGTCAGGACATGTCCAGGCAGCCAGCCGCCTAGTTGAGGAGTTGCGGCCGGGAGCTGCGGCGGATCGCAGCCTcttttccccactccctccctcttggaggaactgggggaggggaggtgacGTCAGCGCCCCGCCTAGCCCCCAGCTCTCCAGCCAGCGAGGGGTTCTCGGACTGGGTCTGCCTCCCTGGCAGTTGCGGCTGCCGGCGCCGAGGCTACCGAGGCCCCCCTCCTGCTGCAGCGGTCTCTGTGGTCGCAGTCTTCCCCTCGGTGAAATGTCTGCACTTCTCCACCCTGCCGAGTCTCAGACTCCGCCGAGCGCTCGCGTTCCTCTCACTCAGCACCTGAGCGGCCCCCGGCCCTCTGCGCGCACCTCTGGGGCTGACAAACCGGCTCCGGCAGCGTTTCCCACGGCTCGGACTGCAGGTGATGCTCTTCCTCTTCTGCAGCTGAAATTCGTCGCGACCTGA